The region CGAACTGGTGAACCGATGAACGAGACCGGTCGGGTGCTCGTCGTGGACGACGACGTGACGGTGCGCGATGTCGTGCGCCGCTACCTGGAGCTGGCCGGGCACCAGGTCGAACTGGTCGGCGACGGCGAGCACGCGCTGCGCCGCGTCGCCGAGCGCGAACCGGACCTGGTCGTGCTTGACCTCATGCTGCCCGGCATCGACGGTCTGGAGGTGTGCCGCCGGCTGCGGGCGCGCAGCGCGGTGCCGGTGGTGATGCTGACCGCGCTCGGCGAGGAGGAGGACCGGATCGCCGGGCTCCAGCTCGGCGCGGACGACTACGTGACCAAGCCGTTCAGCCCGCGCGAGCTGGCCCTGCGGGTGACCTCCGTGCTGCGCCGG is a window of Saccharothrix espanaensis DSM 44229 DNA encoding:
- a CDS encoding response regulator transcription factor, translated to MNETGRVLVVDDDVTVRDVVRRYLELAGHQVELVGDGEHALRRVAEREPDLVVLDLMLPGIDGLEVCRRLRARSAVPVVMLTALGEEEDRIAGLQLGADDYVTKPFSPRELALRVTSVLRRSRVVADRGTPALVDGGLRVDVGARSASLDGRELSLTTREFDLLVFFLTHRGTAFDRAELLARVWGWEFGDQSTVTVHVRRLREKVEVDSARPVRIATVWGVGYRYDGGA